One genomic window of Sphingobacterium oryzagri includes the following:
- a CDS encoding RNA polymerase sigma factor, which yields MKIAGPNKSEAEFEQLVNDYYGQLCSFSVQYTNSLPATEDIVQDVLLKLLENKHHLAGKDNLKSYTFRSVRNASIDFIRKNRTHLFTALEEASYLSEEEVTEDVLREKHEKLHQLLEQLPRQEHRALIAVFVENKSYKTVAGEMGISINTVKTHLSRAMKYLRKHNIKISAFLFFY from the coding sequence ATGAAAATCGCGGGTCCGAATAAAAGTGAAGCTGAATTTGAACAGTTAGTTAATGACTATTATGGTCAGCTGTGTTCTTTTTCTGTGCAGTACACCAATTCTTTGCCAGCAACTGAAGATATTGTTCAGGACGTTTTATTAAAGTTACTCGAAAATAAGCATCATTTAGCCGGTAAAGACAACCTGAAATCCTATACATTCAGGTCGGTGCGCAATGCTTCGATAGACTTTATACGCAAAAATCGCACGCATTTATTCACAGCGCTTGAAGAGGCTTCCTACCTCAGCGAAGAAGAAGTTACGGAAGATGTGTTGCGCGAGAAGCATGAAAAATTACATCAACTGTTGGAGCAGCTGCCACGACAGGAGCACCGGGCGTTGATCGCCGTTTTTGTAGAAAATAAAAGTTACAAAACCGTCGCCGGTGAGATGGGTATATCCATAAATACCGTGAAGACACATCTATCGCGTGCCATGAAATATCTCCGAAAGCATAACATAAAAATTTCTGCCTTTTTGTTTTTTTATTAA
- a CDS encoding AraC family transcriptional regulator, with protein MNHTKGEGFNGEKAIITPYVIRDMQAGNAITKQLYVTHIGYYPQARHHFRERQRGTPENILIYCESGAGWITFAGERYDLRESQFFILPANEPHAYGADERNPWSIYWIHFLGDNVPMFASLMGKLNSLSLEKGEQSNSRIKLFDKIFDNLSMGYAYENLEYATFCLMYFLSSLKYIAQYEESIKTPSEDIIQRSIYFMRERVEKKITLKDIADAVGYSSTHLNALFVKGTSFSPMEYFNQLKIQRVCYYLQFSGLKIKEIAFKLGFYDPFHLSRAFVKEMQISPREYRKRYSVSHDAE; from the coding sequence ATGAATCATACAAAAGGGGAAGGCTTCAATGGTGAAAAAGCCATCATCACACCTTACGTCATCCGAGACATGCAAGCTGGAAATGCCATCACGAAACAATTGTATGTGACGCATATTGGTTATTACCCGCAAGCCCGCCATCATTTTAGGGAGCGACAACGCGGTACGCCGGAAAATATACTGATATATTGTGAGTCTGGAGCTGGCTGGATCACATTCGCCGGTGAAAGATATGACCTGCGCGAAAGCCAGTTTTTTATATTACCGGCCAACGAGCCGCATGCCTACGGTGCTGATGAACGCAATCCATGGAGTATTTACTGGATACATTTTCTTGGCGATAACGTGCCCATGTTTGCCTCACTTATGGGAAAATTGAACTCGTTATCCCTGGAAAAAGGCGAACAAAGCAATAGCCGTATAAAACTGTTTGACAAAATATTTGATAACCTTTCGATGGGCTATGCTTACGAAAATCTTGAATATGCCACCTTCTGTTTAATGTACTTCTTGTCTTCGTTAAAATACATTGCACAATATGAGGAGAGTATCAAAACACCGAGCGAAGATATCATACAACGCAGCATTTATTTTATGCGCGAACGTGTGGAAAAAAAGATCACCCTAAAGGACATTGCGGATGCGGTGGGATACAGCTCAACGCATTTAAATGCGCTTTTTGTGAAAGGTACTTCATTTTCCCCGATGGAATACTTCAATCAGTTAAAAATACAGCGGGTATGCTATTACTTACAATTCTCGGGTTTAAAAATCAAAGAAATTGCGTTTAAACTCGGCTTTTATGATCCGTTTCACCTCTCGCGTGCCTTCGTGAAAGAAATGCAGATCAGCCCCAGGGAATATCGAAAAAGGTATTCCGTTAGCCATGATGCGGAGTAG